A section of the Oreochromis aureus strain Israel breed Guangdong linkage group 22, ZZ_aureus, whole genome shotgun sequence genome encodes:
- the LOC116322812 gene encoding gastrula zinc finger protein XlCGF42.1-like isoform X3, translating to MEARREGLPPDVQKVIVGDEEEQEGVFIKEEQEEVDIIKFTFSPVAVKSEEDEEKPQSSQLHHTLTEKLRDSVGGEDAGRPAPDPGLDPEDKDMETEVHEEDLEESSEPSTGSSSEESKVLAGDMKCVSGEEALICTECGKSFKRMAHLLRHKRSHTGEKPFGCPKCDKRFVQSGSLKKHLWTHTDQKPFSCSECGRCFMEKAALTNHMTLHTGEKPFSCSECSKPFSCRSALNAHMKIHSGEKNFSCSTCLKTFTWNYQLNRHKCISPKPARNRVLMPRPHNDKVVVFVHFT from the coding sequence GTTTACCTCCAGATGTCCAGAAGGTAATAGTTGGTGATGAAGAGGAGCAGGAGGGAGTTTTCATcaaagaggaacaggaggaggtCGACATCATCAAGTTCACATTCAGTCCTGTAGCTGTAAAGAGCGAAGAGGATGAAGAGAAACCTCAGTCCTCTCAGCTTCATCACACCCTGACTGAGAAGCTCAGAGACTCTGTGGGAGGAGAGGATGCTGGAAGACCAGCACCAGATCCAGGTTTAGATCCTGAGGATAAGGACATGGAGACGGAGGTCCATGAAGAAGATCTGGAGGAGAGCAGTGAACCTTCAACAGGCTCAAGCTCGGAGGAAAGCAAAGTGCTCGCAGGTGATATGAAATGTGTCTCGGGCGAAGAAGCGCTCATCTGTACTGAATGTGGGAAATCGTTTAAGCGCATGGCGCACCTGTTAAGACATAAACGGagccacacaggagagaaaccgtTCGGTTGTCCGAAGTGCGACAAAAGATTTGTTCAGAGCGGAAGTCTTAAAAAACACCTTTGGACTCACACGGACCAGAAACCATTCAGCTGCTCCGAGTGCGGCCGATGCTTCATGGAGAAGGCGGCGCTGACGAACCACATGACGCTTCACACGGGAGAGAAACCGTTCAGCTGCTCTGAGTGCAGCAAACCCTTCAGCTGCCGCTCGGCCCTGAACGCTCACATGAAAATTCACAGTGGGGAGAAGAACTTCAGCTGCAGTACCTGTCTCAAGACGTTCACCTGGAATTATCAGCTGAACAGACACAAGTGTATCAGTCCGAAACCAGCCCGAAACCGAGTGCTAATGCCCCGGCCTCACAATGACAAAGTAGTTGTGTTTGTACACTTCACTTAG
- the LOC116322812 gene encoding gastrula zinc finger protein XlCGF57.1-like isoform X1: MFCGSVSGADMDRYREIPDVVLNPEPKLQGEVLPSDVRKVIVGEEEQQQWSPLLDSEHPHIKEEQEEVWSSQDADQLQGPQEACVTILTFSPVKNEDDAEEKPESSQLHRHQTGVKTEARNSDPESHSEPGTDKASDSSETEVSDGDWEQNREPQSGQKCPKNHNFTIIDINCNIERSFSCSECGQRFGRKPHLKAHMRIHTGEKPFSCSFCGKRFSQKGNSISHMRLHTGEKPFSCSICKKSFRYSGDVSRHMKIHTGLKKGRSKVSNMVSNMVSSGIHVRLKPGRSLHPDTSLQPGSDVKAPEPETEANHEVLKQPGESQPHLNSLRSDGVSLSEIRSTDKEAFSCAECGRTFCRRDHLISHMRTHTGEKPFSCSVCEKRFSCSGNILAHMRIHTGEKPFECSFCGKSFSQKGTLQLHMRIHTGEKPFTCPFCDKRFAHKRRMTLHMSVHTEEKRFSCSACDKRFTWYTQLKTHRCVGEPSQLRQNQSEKTVPPKESFSCTECGKIFSLKGNLKTHMRIHTGEKPFGCSVCGKSFKQNVHLTEHMTIHTGEKLYKCSICGKGFNKKLLIKNHTCV; encoded by the exons ATGTTCTGCGGTTCTGTGAGCGGAGCAGACATGGACCGCTACCGTGAAATCCCGGATGTGGTTCTGAACCCTGAACCGAAGCTGCAGGGCGAAG ttttaccGTCAGATGTCCGCAAAGTGATTGTTGGTGAAGAAGAGCAGCAACAGTGGAGCCCCCTCCTGGACTCAGAGCACCCACACATCaaagaggagcaggaggaagtCTGGAGCAGCCAGGATGCAGATCAGCTTCAAGGTCCGCAGGAGGCCTGTGTCACCATATTAACattcagtcctgtgaaaaatgaAGATGATGCTGAGGAGAAACCAGAATCCTCTCAGCTTCATCGCCATCAGACTGGAGTGAAAACAGAAGCCAGGAACTCAGACCCAGAGAGCCATTCAGAGCCAGGTACTGACAAAGCTTCAGACTCTTCTGAGACCGAGGTGAGTGACGGTGACTGGGAGCAGAACAGGGAACCTCAGTCAGGTCAAAAATGCCCGAAAAACCACAACTTCACTATTATTGACATTAACTGTAACATTGAGCGATCATTCAGCTGCTCCGAATGTGGTCAGAGGTTCGGCAGGAAGCCACACCTCAAAGCACACATGAGAATTCACACTGGAGAGAAACCCTTTAGTTGCTCTTTTTGTGGCAAAAGATTTTCTCAGAAAGGAAACTCCATCAGCCACATGAGActtcacacaggagagaaaccttTCAGCTGCTCCATCTGTAAGAAAAGTTTCAGGTATAGTGGTGACGTGAGCAGGCACATGAAAATCCACACAGGACTGAAAAAAGGTCGCAGCAAGGTTAgcaacatggtcagcaacatgGTCAGCAGTGGCATTCACGTGAGGTTAAAACCTGGCAGGAGCTTACATCCAGACACATCCTTACAACCAGGAAGTGATGTTAAAGCACCAGAACCTGAGACTGAAGCCAACCATGAAGTTTTGAAGCAACCGGGAGAATCTCAGCCCCATTTAAACTCTCTGAGGAGTGACGGTGTCTCTCTGAGTGAGATAAGAAGTACTGATAAGGAGGCATTTAGCTGCGCTGAGTGTGGACGGACATTTTGCCGTAGAGACCACCTGATCAGCCACATGAGAACGCACACTGGAGAGAAACCATTCAGCTGCTCAGTCTGTGAGAAACGTTTCAGCTGTAGCGGGAACATCTTGGCACACATGagaatccacacaggagagaaaccttttgaatgtTCGTTCTGCGGGAAGAGTTTTAGCCAGAAAGGAACACTGCAGCTTCACATGAGAATTCACACGGGAGAGAAACCCTTCACCTGCCCTTTTTGTGATAAAAGATTTGCACACAAAAGACGTATGACGCTGCACATGTCTGTCCACACAGAGGAGAAACGGTTCAGCTGCAGCGCTTGTGACAAAAGGTTCACCTGGTATACACAGCTCAAAACCCACAGGTGTGTGGGCGAGCCATCACAGCTCCGCCAGAACCAAAGTGAGAAGACAGTTCCTCCAAAGGAGTCCTTCAGCTGCACTGAGTGCGGTAAAATATTCAGCCTCAAGGGCAATTTGAAGACACACATGAGAattcacacaggagagaaaccatttgGTTGTTCAGTTTGTGGAAAGAGTTTTAAACAAAACGTCCATCTGACTGAACACATGACAATTCACACAGGGGAGAAACTCTATAAGTGCAGCATCTGTGGTAAAGGATTCAATAAGAAGTTACTTATTAAAAACCACACCTGTGTTTAA
- the LOC116322812 gene encoding gastrula zinc finger protein XlCGF57.1-like isoform X2 yields MEARREVLPSDVRKVIVGEEEQQQWSPLLDSEHPHIKEEQEEVWSSQDADQLQGPQEACVTILTFSPVKNEDDAEEKPESSQLHRHQTGVKTEARNSDPESHSEPGTDKASDSSETEVSDGDWEQNREPQSGQKCPKNHNFTIIDINCNIERSFSCSECGQRFGRKPHLKAHMRIHTGEKPFSCSFCGKRFSQKGNSISHMRLHTGEKPFSCSICKKSFRYSGDVSRHMKIHTGLKKGRSKVSNMVSNMVSSGIHVRLKPGRSLHPDTSLQPGSDVKAPEPETEANHEVLKQPGESQPHLNSLRSDGVSLSEIRSTDKEAFSCAECGRTFCRRDHLISHMRTHTGEKPFSCSVCEKRFSCSGNILAHMRIHTGEKPFECSFCGKSFSQKGTLQLHMRIHTGEKPFTCPFCDKRFAHKRRMTLHMSVHTEEKRFSCSACDKRFTWYTQLKTHRCVGEPSQLRQNQSEKTVPPKESFSCTECGKIFSLKGNLKTHMRIHTGEKPFGCSVCGKSFKQNVHLTEHMTIHTGEKLYKCSICGKGFNKKLLIKNHTCV; encoded by the coding sequence ttttaccGTCAGATGTCCGCAAAGTGATTGTTGGTGAAGAAGAGCAGCAACAGTGGAGCCCCCTCCTGGACTCAGAGCACCCACACATCaaagaggagcaggaggaagtCTGGAGCAGCCAGGATGCAGATCAGCTTCAAGGTCCGCAGGAGGCCTGTGTCACCATATTAACattcagtcctgtgaaaaatgaAGATGATGCTGAGGAGAAACCAGAATCCTCTCAGCTTCATCGCCATCAGACTGGAGTGAAAACAGAAGCCAGGAACTCAGACCCAGAGAGCCATTCAGAGCCAGGTACTGACAAAGCTTCAGACTCTTCTGAGACCGAGGTGAGTGACGGTGACTGGGAGCAGAACAGGGAACCTCAGTCAGGTCAAAAATGCCCGAAAAACCACAACTTCACTATTATTGACATTAACTGTAACATTGAGCGATCATTCAGCTGCTCCGAATGTGGTCAGAGGTTCGGCAGGAAGCCACACCTCAAAGCACACATGAGAATTCACACTGGAGAGAAACCCTTTAGTTGCTCTTTTTGTGGCAAAAGATTTTCTCAGAAAGGAAACTCCATCAGCCACATGAGActtcacacaggagagaaaccttTCAGCTGCTCCATCTGTAAGAAAAGTTTCAGGTATAGTGGTGACGTGAGCAGGCACATGAAAATCCACACAGGACTGAAAAAAGGTCGCAGCAAGGTTAgcaacatggtcagcaacatgGTCAGCAGTGGCATTCACGTGAGGTTAAAACCTGGCAGGAGCTTACATCCAGACACATCCTTACAACCAGGAAGTGATGTTAAAGCACCAGAACCTGAGACTGAAGCCAACCATGAAGTTTTGAAGCAACCGGGAGAATCTCAGCCCCATTTAAACTCTCTGAGGAGTGACGGTGTCTCTCTGAGTGAGATAAGAAGTACTGATAAGGAGGCATTTAGCTGCGCTGAGTGTGGACGGACATTTTGCCGTAGAGACCACCTGATCAGCCACATGAGAACGCACACTGGAGAGAAACCATTCAGCTGCTCAGTCTGTGAGAAACGTTTCAGCTGTAGCGGGAACATCTTGGCACACATGagaatccacacaggagagaaaccttttgaatgtTCGTTCTGCGGGAAGAGTTTTAGCCAGAAAGGAACACTGCAGCTTCACATGAGAATTCACACGGGAGAGAAACCCTTCACCTGCCCTTTTTGTGATAAAAGATTTGCACACAAAAGACGTATGACGCTGCACATGTCTGTCCACACAGAGGAGAAACGGTTCAGCTGCAGCGCTTGTGACAAAAGGTTCACCTGGTATACACAGCTCAAAACCCACAGGTGTGTGGGCGAGCCATCACAGCTCCGCCAGAACCAAAGTGAGAAGACAGTTCCTCCAAAGGAGTCCTTCAGCTGCACTGAGTGCGGTAAAATATTCAGCCTCAAGGGCAATTTGAAGACACACATGAGAattcacacaggagagaaaccatttgGTTGTTCAGTTTGTGGAAAGAGTTTTAAACAAAACGTCCATCTGACTGAACACATGACAATTCACACAGGGGAGAAACTCTATAAGTGCAGCATCTGTGGTAAAGGATTCAATAAGAAGTTACTTATTAAAAACCACACCTGTGTTTAA